Genomic window (Heliomicrobium gestii):
CCTTCCCAGCGGGCGATCTCCTCCGTCGGGATGGGCCGCCCATCGCGGTCGACAAAGGTGCAGTAGAACTCGGCCAGGGGATGGGGCAAGGGCTGATCTTCCGTGATCTGGAGGATCTCCCGCGCCGCCGGGTTGAGATCGAGCACGTCGCCCGCCGGCGTCAGGAGGAGGACCGCCTCAGTCAGGTTGTGGATCAGGGTCCGGTATTTCTTTTCCGAGCGCTGGATCTCCAGTTCCTTTTGCCTGCGGGCGGTCACATCGTAGAGGGTGACGATGATGCAACGGCTGGTGAGCACAGGGGAAGCCGAGACCATCAGCCACAGGCTGCTGCCGTCATGGAAGAGGAAACGCAAGAGTTGGTCGTAGACGGCTTGTCCCGTTTCGAGAAAGGCTTGGAATTGGTCTTCACTGGAACCGATAAGGCGCCCCGTCTCATCGAGGATCCGGACTTCCTGGCGCCACTCTCCCACCGTCAATGTCAAATCGGCCCGGTCCGGCAGGCGCAAGAGCTCACGGGCGCGCCGGTTCCACTCGATCAGGCGACCCTTCTCGGTGAGGATGAGGATCCCCTCCCGGGAGGCGTGAAAGCTGATCTGCAACCGTGTTTTTTCCGCTTCCAGCTTCTCCTGGGCGCTGGCCAGAGCGGTGATGTCGCGAAAGACGACGCGAATGCACGAGCCGCCTCGGAAGTCGCGGATCATCTCATAAGAGAGCCAGAGGTGGCGCTCCCCCGGCTTGGGCAGCGCCGCCGTGCAGTAGACGGCGTCGCGAGGCGTCCGCTGAATGAAGTCACGGTGCAGTTGCTCGGCTCCTTTGGCGTCCAAAAAGCCGGTGAATTCCCAGCCGAGGGCTTCGGCGCAGCTGTTCAATCCCAGCATGTCGGCGCCCAATGAATTGATCCAAAGCACGCGAAAGCTGTTGCCGTCCAGATCGGCGACGCCTTCGCCGATCTGGCTGAGGGCTTTGCGGCTGCGGGCCGCCTCCCCCTGGAGAACGGCGCGGTAGTTTTTGCGCACGGCCCGAACGATGTCAGAGTGGCTGACCATGCCGCAGATGTGCCCCTCGGGATCGCGCACGAGCAGGCGGCGGATGCGGTGCTGTTCCATGATGCGGGCCGCCTCGAAAAGGGACACGTCCTGGGAGACGGTCATCGGCGAGGGGCTCATGACCTCGGCGACACGGTTATCGAGGCTTTCGCCGCTGCGCACGAAGCGGACCACGTCCCGCTCGGTCAGGATGCCGACGGTCTTGCCCTGCCGATCGACGAGGAGGGAACTGAGGCGCTGGTCGTTCATGATGACAAAGGCGGCCCGGATGGCCGAGTTCACGTCGATCCGGTGCAAGGACGTGGACATGCAATCGGAGACAGTGAGCGGCTTTTTGAAAAACTCTTCTTCCAGCTTGCGAACCACATCAGTATAGGTGATGATCCCTTTGGCCGAGAGGATCCCCTTGTCATCGGCGCGGAGTTGGTGTTTGCGGTACAACTCGACGCCCGGTTCATCGACGGCGCAAGCGGGATCAACGCCTGTGACGACCAAGTGGCGGACTTTTTCCTTTTCCATGACATACAGGGCCTCATCGATCGGCACTGTTTCCGGCAAATGAACCAGTTGGCC
Coding sequences:
- a CDS encoding diguanylate cyclase, coding for MHTLASLASRELATLQGEALLADAITLMSDKNISSVLVARGLAVVGIITERDLVRLVATGVDPMKTTVEAVMTGQLVHLPETVPIDEALYVMEKEKVRHLVVTGVDPACAVDEPGVELYRKHQLRADDKGILSAKGIITYTDVVRKLEEEFFKKPLTVSDCMSTSLHRIDVNSAIRAAFVIMNDQRLSSLLVDRQGKTVGILTERDVVRFVRSGESLDNRVAEVMSPSPMTVSQDVSLFEAARIMEQHRIRRLLVRDPEGHICGMVSHSDIVRAVRKNYRAVLQGEAARSRKALSQIGEGVADLDGNSFRVLWINSLGADMLGLNSCAEALGWEFTGFLDAKGAEQLHRDFIQRTPRDAVYCTAALPKPGERHLWLSYEMIRDFRGGSCIRVVFRDITALASAQEKLEAEKTRLQISFHASREGILILTEKGRLIEWNRRARELLRLPDRADLTLTVGEWRQEVRILDETGRLIGSSEDQFQAFLETGQAVYDQLLRFLFHDGSSLWLMVSASPVLTSRCIIVTLYDVTARRQKELEIQRSEKKYRTLIHNLTEAVLLLTPAGDVLDLNPAAREILQITEDQPLPHPLAEFYCTFVDRDGRPIPTEEIARWEGTRRKAPFKDREIGIITGDRIYWGVLTQTPTFGQDGAVESMIVTFNDLTEYMESKRQEELLLTCSIDFARATTEDEVYTILAHYLRRLGRANGKLDAILLRAVTNPTQGQALIQWADSRFHFSGDFQPARCKAFASGVDLIVKDARIEYGCPAHEINADSGSYFCTNLSVAGQVVGVLHLYSSSAGFFDDQTARVVRSLLALAAPTISNMRLIDHNRRLSLIDPLTGLHNRRYLEQTMESMVAQAHDTDRRFSLLMADIDQFKKFNDTFGHDAGDKALRMVAANVRNCLREEDIAVRFGGEEITIILMGATKDMGVGIADRIRKRIEQTPIEIGDDHIQYVTLSIGVSAFPEDGKTLEKLIQRADVALYEAKRRGKNCVAAFERAQ